The genomic window tagctttttaaatttttttttatatttttaaaaacattacatCACATCTTCTTTAATTATTCTCGATTCTATATCAGTTCAGCTGTAGATAAATTTTACGAACTTATgaacaatattttttttctaatttaaaaagaattcctttcttttttatcataataatatttacattaaaaattatttacctCTAATATTGTAGGTTTTTTATTATACAAAATTTACCtaacttatttcataatttatgaaaattcttcagatacaataatattaattaaatttggaTCAATCAAATTACAAAGTTGTTTCCTTAATAGATAAGTGAATATTTGGTACATTAGTAGTGTACTTTATTTATTCTGCAATCAaccttaaaaaattgacatgcgtatcttttttttaaacatctatttttaatattttattatatccctataaaatatttatcaacCCTTTAACCTTATTTGTAAAGTTTAAAAACTTTACTGTAGTGTATCAAACATTTTccctaataaatatttaaaaaatatataaatgagaCACATGCGTATCTCTTAACTCTATTTTTGGAGTTAAAAAATTCAATCATATATCAAATAAGTATTCCCTCTTATTAAAAATGCAAAGGGTAAAGTGAGGTTTTTCCACATACAATACAACTCATGACTCGGTGTGTATTCggtctatttaatttttttatatcgaaaattaaataaattaaattatctatGTAAATTGAATAAACCAATTCAATTTAGGaagcaaaaatcaagccaaaccaaaaattttccattcaatttattaaaattttagaagtttttttaATGATGTTTGAGTTgtccagaaaaaaaaaatttgtaattgatatttttatttcctttaaattttcaccttagtctttttttcaatcttaaatttaattcttttaggttttttttatcatatcaCTTTTAAATTTAATCTGAATACTTGAAAGTCTTagcttttatttttttggtatttagcttatatattaaatgataaaataaaataaaataaaataatcatttcaatctggattttaaaatttaatggatatttggttttaaaaattttaatgcattTTGGTTTTCAAGAGTAATGAGTTttaatgaatatttatgtttaagGTCTAATTTTGGATCTGGAAATGAGTTATGACCTTATgggtttaataattaaaattttaatcgtttaaaatattaaaactgaAAATTGATAGAATTAACCAATTAaatcacattttaaaatatatctaataattttttGGTTCGGTTCACTtgggtttaaatattttttgcacGTTCCTCCTCgacaatcaaaattaattattacgATATATAAATATAGATGAACATCACCTGTATTTGATCAGACTGACTCGAATTTGCAAACGAAAATTGCGATTAGATTAGGACTTTGGGCTATTGCAGCAACATTCATATTTTGGGTCAATCTGTCACTTCCTTGAAGCAACTTCAGCCCATTAGACCCGCAATTTAGGGCCCAAAGACTTAAAGAATTATTGAATTATCAAATCAGTCCCTCGAGTTTTGCACTCGTTTCTTTCCCGCCAAAACTACTAGACGGTAGACAGCATACATCAGCCGTGGCAGCGCACCAAGGCATATTAACCCCACGCGTCGAACCCCCTTTGGCAAAAATGCCACCGTACTTTGCTCTCTACTCACTGATTTGTTCCGCCCCAGTTATTTTTAACCCTCTTGTCTCTTTCATCTGTACTTTTTCTCTGATTTTCTTTATTTCCAGACAGCatatatttcttttttagttACTACCATCTCTTTTGggctttctagttttggcaaattCTAAAGGAGCGGTGGAGATTCGTTTCCCCTTTTTAACTTTCTTGACAAGGTTTGTACTTTCATCTTTATCTCTTGGTGATTTGGCTGGTGATGTTTCTCTCCGTTATTTGGATCTGATgttgattttatgttttaaagtgctttgttttcagtttttttttttggtgaagtaGAGCACATAATTTCAGCATTGCATGCAACTTCAATCtgaatttagggtttttattatGAACCGAACCCGTTTTGCAAAGATTTAAAACTATGGGATCTGCAAGTTATCTGAAATAGTCTTCATTTCTCTTGGGTATGCTATATATCTTTTCCatttttgttttctctatttaCCCGTTGAAGCTTCGCATGTTAACACTGAATGGAAAGCTATGTACCAAATTTTTATATGCTTATAGTATAACCTAGAACGTTGACCCTTTGCTTATCATACAGTCACTATGAGTTCATGACCAACTTGAACTAGTTCATTTAAGTGTCCATCTCTGTTTAATTAGGCTAGGATGCCGGATAGTTTTGTTGGTGTGTTATTTAAGTTCAATCTATTGCTTCTTTTTAAGAGGTTCTTTGGTTGAGCTGCTAAATAGAGGTGTATATAAAATTTGTTTTCAGTTTCCATTCTTCAGTCTCTCCTTTAAAATGCATCAATGTCAATAAAAAAGCAAATTGCATTTATTAAAATGTTACATAAATAGACTGATAAAAGAGCCTTTACCGCTTAATACACAGAGTCAGAGAGCAAAGCCCTTCACAAAATTCATTTTCTCTTTATTAAttatccaaggtaagttcataagttttCCTTGAAATCctattgttaaattttaattagctttattattaactaatttcTGCATAAAATTTCTCTTGAATTAAACAGTAAAAGAAAAACtgagaatatttatttttttgaaaattctattGAATCGAGGGCGGTTAGGGGCTGAGAATGGAGGCTGGAGTTGCATGCAAGTTGAATTATCCGACATGGATTGAGTCAGAAAGGTTTGGGAGGAACTCGACTGGTTCTTTGCGGTTCAGTCGGATAGCAAAGCAAGAACACAAGGCCCGGCTGGTTGTTTCGGCGCACTTTCCGGTTCTGACATCTTCTAATCGGTTTAGATCGGTCTCTTTCGAGGTTTCCTGCTCTTCCTCTAAGAACTTTTCAGGTacttaaatggaaaaaaaaaattaatatgccagttttatgattattgtaatgtcatttatcatattttatacaATTGATTCAATTATTCAAGTCCTGTCTGTTTCTAAATCTATTTCAAGTTCTCTTAAATGGGCCAAATAAGGTATCATATTGGAATAAAAGAATAACaacattttaaaagaaaatagacaGGAAAGAAATTATGGATACCTTTGCAAACGACACTATAAATTTACTATTGAACTGGTAGTAAAGTccatttttttttttatgtacaGATTATGATGCAAGGTTTTATTTGTAATACTTGGAGCATAGATCAGAATTCATTTTGTTTCTGCTTTCTGTCAAATGTAAATCTCCTTTCATGTTCTCGCTTTTCTGCTAAGTTGTACTGTTTAATCTTTCTTggatttcatgttgttttaacaTAGGATGAAACTAGCATGTTATGTTGATATTGAGATTATCCAAAGTGAGAGCAGTACAACTCAGATCCTAGGTGGCTAAATTGTTCTagagaattttaaattttaccacACATATGATTGACCCCTATGATGTTatgttttaaaatgttatttcaCAGCTTCAACAATTGAAACTGGTAGCGTTCATGCACCTTATGATGAAGCTTTAGTGTTAAAGGTATGATAAAATTCcctgtaattatttcaaaaaatttagttataaattataatatggtGATTAGAtacctctttttattttttaatcttttatctCTTCCATTTAGTGTTTTGGCTTCTATTTCTggtaatatatatagtttttagtTAAGGCCTCAACCACTGAGAACGGAAGCTAACTTGTGCTGCATCTGAGATTTGTTCTGCCACTGTATCTTACATGATGTGAATAAAATTTGCAGAATAAGTCACTAGAGGTTGAGCCATATTTAAATGGGCACAGTATATATCTTGTTGGTCAGTTTCTTTTGTCCAAGTTCTTTAAGTTTATATTGTCAAAGATTTACTTTCTTTGGTATCTAAACTTTATGAACATGAATGTGCAGGATTGATGGGTTCTGGAAAAACTACAGTGGGAAAAATTCTGTCTAACGTACTCAGTTATTCATTTTGTGACAGGTTTGTACTGTGAATTGTTTGTTCGTTGTGAGTCCTATAGTTGCAGTCTTCTGATGCTTTGATACCAAAATTGATGTGGTTTAAGGGGGAAATGCACCAGTGAATCAATAAAAGAATTTGGTCTGAACAAAAAGGTAAGGAAGAAGCTAGAACTCCAGAAAACTTAGGGTTTAAAAAAACCTttagtttctttatattatttcaaagaaaaataataagaataatgatTACGTCTATAAAGCCTACAACTTATTTATATAGGCTTTCTTCCTTGCAAGTGAAGTTATTAGGCCCTAGGTTTAAATCGTAAATATAACTAATAACCCTAGCCGTCTATCTAATAcatgaaataaatattataatataaatagaaGGTCCTTCATCATCTTCATTCTCCAACAAGATActggaaagaagaaaaataacATGCAGAAGCTATGGAAACATTCCTCATGAGTTTACTAGTTCTTCTTTATGGCATATTGTCCTCTATAGTTTGTAGGTTGGAATTAGTGGTCTTGGTCACAAGAGCTAATGATGGGTGATCATgcattaattgaattatttaggCATTGGTATGCTCAGATTAGACCCCACTGTCCATGGACTTGGTCTATTTTTGATACATTAGTTGTCTTGCTTGAATATTAGAAGTGGTATTTCTTCGTTGATGTCTACCAATTACCAATGTAAGACTGCTAAATGGGCTTTTTAATCTGTGTTTCAAGAATATCTTTATTCTACAATTTTCAGTGACGTGTTAATAGAGCAGGAGGTGAATGGAATGTCTGTAGCCGAAGTATTTAAGCTTCATGGTGAGAGATTCTTCAGAAAGAAGGAGGTAAGCTAGCAAACTCTCTCTCTGTATGCACATATTCTTTCATTTCTTCAGTGTATCTTACTTGAATCATTACTTATGTTGATGGTCATGTAGAAAGTAAGTAATCGATTtcctaaaattatatttttggcaTTAtgccttttattttaatttttttttgttgagttGGTTTGAGccttttacttatttatttttaagtttattttaatgtCTTCTTTAGCTAAAACTGAGTGTAGATACAAGGGTTAATGTCTGCCTTTATGTGCTATGGTCGAAGATTGTAAACCAGTATTAATCTCACTTAAGTAGGATGTGTGCTGCTGGTCATATGCAGAATTGGATGACATGAGTTTTcagcccttttttttctttttttaacatgTTGGAAGTATGAAATTAGCTTATTATGTCAATAGAAACCTTTGAAATTAGCTTATTATGTCAATAGAAACCTTTCTATTAAGCCATTTGCGAAAGAATATTATTGCAGACATGTGAATTTGACCAACATTCAGAAGTTGGTTTTGGCTGAGTTTCACTAATATAAAGGGGAGGCCACTGTAAGCTGGAGATAGcaaatttccaaaagaaaagcTTTAGACAAGTTGCTAACTGATTTTAGTCTCTATCATCACTTATTCTAGGACCATTGTTTATGATTGCATGTAGGACCAATTCGGTCATCATACTTCTTGTCATTATAATATATTGCGCATTTTTCCAATTGAACTGAATCTTTTATATTCTTCTTCTTGACTACAAGACTGAGGTATTGCAGAGGCTCTCTTCAAAGAAACAGCTTGTTGTTTCTACTGGCGGAGGTGCAGTTGTATGGGATGTGAACTGGTAAACAGgaatttaattagtttagatacTTCTCTCTCCATCGGTTCGGTTTTCTGTTGCGTAAACTATAACAATCTGAAACCCTTTTATTTGGTTTATCAGGGATTATATGCAAAAGAAGGGGGTTGTTGTCTGGTTAGATGTACCTTTGGAAGCCTTGGCACAGAGGATTGCTGCAGTAGGTACTCATTCTCGTCCCCTTTTGCATTATGAACATGGCGATCCCTATACAAAGGTAGTCTGTTgctgattttattttctttccttgtGTGGACTTGGTTTACATGGTCTAGCAAGTTTTTGACGTTCTGACCCTTTACAGGCTTTAAAACGGCTGTCTTACCTTTTGGAACTGAGGGGTAAAAATTATGCTAAAGCAAATGCCCGGGTTTCATTGAAAGGTATGAGACTATGTTATGTTTAGACGAGATCGTGTGAAGTCTCTGTTAGCTGGTTAATTGAAATGCATCAATGCTCATTTACCTTCAGCTTGTTTACATTCTTCAAAGATATGAGATACCATGTGATGTCATTGTCTTTCCTTCTTTACTTCTTTTTCCGCCATATTCTCCTTGTATCTTCACTTGTTGCTGCGGTGTTTACGTTTAGCTCTGGATGATTTTTGTTTAAACTAGTGTTCCAAAAAATTCAGAAATTGCAGGCAAACTAGGTTATAGAGATGTATCAGATCTTACTCCAACAGAGATTGCAATCGAggtcttttctttctctttgtcCTATATTTTCTCTTATCCGATTAGAATGTTTGGCTAAATGGTATCACTGTATTGTTAGGCATTGCAACAAATTGAAGGGTATCTAAAGGAGGAAGGTGGCATGGTCATTGCTGGATTATAGTTTTGAAAAAGCTATAGATATGGTGATTGAATTTCGTTTTATTTGTGGCATAGCATGTCAAAATTGACCAGTTTTTTTTTCCATCTCTGCACCGGTGTAGTTTGTTTCCACAACTAAGTTGTGTAACTCACAATGTATTGTCACTAAATATCATGAACATGATGCACTTGTATATGTTTGCCTAATTCATTTTTGTTTTAGTATTTTTCATGTTCATTGTACGATCTATGTTTGGGGTTTATGATTGTTCTTTCCAACTTTTTGTCTTTTAAGGTTTGTATTTTCAGTGAGACATGTTATTTCGAGATTTAAATCGGTGATGGCGAAATTGGTAGACCTTAGGGACTTAATTGGATTAGATACTAGAGATGAAGTTTAAGAAGTCTTGTTTCAGACTTTCAGCTCTGTAATAATATCCGCtatgaatttttatattgaagttttttttttatttgccaatttgataattatttttcctttaagtcttcaacattttaaaaaatagttgaataatatttttacagaaaatattaattaaaacatgcatGTGAcggtaataaataattttaaaattttaaaaaaagaatttgaaaattaaaaactaTATTCATGAAATTCGGAGGAAAAAAAACTACATGTGGATTGTTATattgtcatgtttaaaaatttaatggttagtaaatattttcgttaaaaaataataatttaaatttttttgaaaggttaatggtcaaataatattttttttaaaatgttaaagattaaatttaactttaaaaaataatgagtcaaattgataaaatatataaacgtTATACTCTTCAAATCTTATGTGCAAGGATTGAACCTTTAATCTTTTGGTTGTGAATTTTAATCTTTACATTTTTTTTGAGCTAGTCAATTTTAATcgttttttttctgaaatttgaaatttcagtACTAAAAccataatgataattaattccaTTTGGTGAAGTTTTGCTATTAGTCTAGTAAGTTGTGGGTTTAGCTCCTGTTCTCTAATTTCTAActtttagtctctatattttttaaaatttgaaattttaactaTAACTCAAGTCTCAAATGATAGTCACTAAATATATTAAGTAAAATAATGTGATTTTTATCTAAGTGTTATGTGAAAATAGTAAACTGACATGTTTACcgtaaaagattttaaaaataatagaaattgaaaatgaccaaattaaagtaaaaagacTAAGGTCTAGTTCTCCATTGTTGTTGCGGTTGAAAAGTGgtttttagaagaaaaaattcttttaaaaagtaCGGTAGAAAAGTGTTGTGAAAAAGtgtgatttattaagttttggTGTTCTTCATTGTTGTCAAAAATTAtagttgaaaattaaaatttctttttgtggaaaattagaaattagttaaattatatgatatttaaatagTGTAATATAAtgattcataaattataaattaatctatttttcatatacttttaaataattaatataaataaaaatattttgataattgttgctcccaaaaacaaaaataaaaaacatctaAATCTCAACTATTGTATTTCATTTTAGTGAAAAACAGGTTTTGACCGCAACTTTCACCCTTAAAACTAATTATTCGGCCCGAAATCGGAACTAAGGAGACCAAATCAAGATAAAAGGCATAAGATTTGGATtcttgtgtgtgtgtttttttcaGTTTTAATCTTGTCATGTATCtttacagttttacccttagAGACTTGGAGTCGTTCATTACGGAACTTAACCTTTCCCGTGTCCTGAATCGTTTCAGATCTATAATCCCATCCATTGGAATCCAAAGAAATCTCATCGGACAGTTGTTATTATCCTAACCCAATCGGGCCCGCAATGCTCTCACGTAAATAGTCGCCACGTGGCATGATATCAGCCGTGACAGCGCACGGGAAACATCCGTGGGAGAAAAAGTCAAGACATTCTAGACTTACCCTCGAAATTCATTCACAACGTGTCGAACAGTCATTGGCTGAATACAACCGCTGCGTACTTCGCTCTCTACTCACTGATTGCTCCGCCCCAGTAATTTTTAACCCTCTTCTCCCCTTCTGTACtttctctcttattttctttaGATCCAAACagcttatatttttctttttagttaCTACCTATCTCTTTTGGGCTTtctaattttggcaaaatttaaAGGAGCGGTGGAGATCCATTTCCCCCTTTTAACTTTCTTGATAAGGTTAGTACTTTCATCTAAAATCGTATCTCTTGGTTATTTGGCTGGCGAAGTTTCTTTCGCTTCTTTGGTTCTCGATTTGTGTGCTTCTTAGTAACGGGTATTTGGATCTGAtgctgattttattttttaaagtgctttttttagtattttttttgcaTCTCGGTGAAGTAGAGCACACAATTTAAGTAACTGTATGTATATTCAATCTGAATTTAGGGTTTTATTACGAACAATAGGATGGATCCAGTTATTGCGTCTGTTTGTTTTGCGAGAAAATTAGGGGAAAGAAgcattgaaaatgaaaattgaggtaaaaaggaagaaaaattgttaattaaagaaatttgTCTAATCCTCTTTATAGATCGTTTTGGGGGTTATTCAATTCATCTTCCTTTTGCAAAGATTTAAAACTATGGGATCTGTAAAGTTATCTGGAATTGTCTTCATTTCACTTGGTTATACTATATATCTTTTCCATTTTCCTCCTCTATTTACCCGTTGAGGCTTTACATGTTAACACTGAATGGAAAGTTATGTGCCTGGTTTTTACATGCTTCCAGCTTAGCCTTGACCGTTGACCTGTTGCTTATCATACAGTCACTATGAGTCCGTGACCGACTAGTACTAGTTCATCTAAGTGTCCATCTCTATTTAATTAGGCTATGGATGCCAGATAGTTTTGTTGGTGTGTTCTTTAAGTCAAATCTATTGCTTCTTTTCAGGAGTTTCTATGGTTGAGCTGCTAATCATCAAAGATTgcaattttataattgttttagtatatctttttttttttccgtGTATAAGATGCCTCTTTTCCCATGCATGAGGGTCAGTGTAATTTGCAATGAAGTTTGGTTTTTTGTTCTGATTTCCTGTTTCACTGCAGTGACGAGGGCCATGTGAGTTGTTTGAACTGAAATACTGTTGTTGACGTTTTTCGACGGGATAAGCTTATTGTTGTTCTAAGTGTGCACAAAGATGGGTAGATGCAAGGGTTGTGGGAAATTAGGAAGGATTCTACCAAGGGATGAGCCTGTGAATCCTTACCATTCTGCATTTCTGTGTTCCCCTGTTGTTTCTGTTTGGGATTGCATTGTCCGTAAGATGAGATATTCTTGCAGACCTGAGTTTGTGTAGCcttgattttatataatttatattaggaATAAGTAGCCGTCAAagtgtttttttaaagaaaaaaaaaggtgaaagagGAAAACAGATAGGTTTATAGGGAAATGTATACGATTTAGAGG from Gossypium hirsutum isolate 1008001.06 chromosome D12, Gossypium_hirsutum_v2.1, whole genome shotgun sequence includes these protein-coding regions:
- the LOC107947315 gene encoding shikimate kinase 1, chloroplastic isoform X2, giving the protein MEAGVACKLNYPTWIESERFGRNSTGSLRFSRIAKQEHKARLVVSAHFPVLTSSNRFRSVSFEVSCSSSKNFSASTIETGSVHAPYDEALVLKNKSLEVEPYLNGHSIYLVGLMGSGKTTVGKILSNVLSYSFCDSDVLIEQEVNGMSVAEVFKLHGERFFRKKETEVLQRLSSKKQLVVSTGGGAVVWDVNWDYMQKKGVVVWLDVPLEALAQRIAAVGTHSRPLLHYEHGDPYTKALKRLSYLLELRGKNYAKANARVSLKEIAGKLGYRDVSDLTPTEIAIEALQQIEGYLKEEGGMVIAGL
- the LOC107947315 gene encoding shikimate kinase 1, chloroplastic isoform X1, which produces MEAGVACKLNYPTWIESERFGRNSTGSLRFSRIAKQEHKARLVVSAHFPVLTSSNRFRSVSFEVSCSSSKNFSASTIETGSVHAPYDEALVLKNKSLEVEPYLNGHSIYLVGLMGSGKTTVGKILSNVLSYSFCDRGKCTSESIKEFGLNKKEVNGMSVAEVFKLHGERFFRKKETEVLQRLSSKKQLVVSTGGGAVVWDVNWDYMQKKGVVVWLDVPLEALAQRIAAVGTHSRPLLHYEHGDPYTKALKRLSYLLELRGKNYAKANARVSLKEIAGKLGYRDVSDLTPTEIAIEALQQIEGYLKEEGGMVIAGL